From a single Papaver somniferum cultivar HN1 unplaced genomic scaffold, ASM357369v1 unplaced-scaffold_133, whole genome shotgun sequence genomic region:
- the LOC113333509 gene encoding uncharacterized protein LOC113333509, with translation MNFLLRTAQTPSPEQPGVQRHLESHSVAKTTTTLEGLIAEDPFPQIEGGDKYSDLIGGGGRSTYPGSSVNNQVLTTDNHEDVTEDEGWISIPYKELPDSWCDAVDINSFRPLDRSFVFPGEQIHILACLSASKKGTEIITPFRVAALMNKNGNNKQQNGSNSMDGKLDSNAEGGKENDVHQSTINQIKDENGESQLITETTDTQPSISASESILRMEDHKKQTETELARFKNSHFFVRIAESDELLWSKRSATESRPSALVREKLSRNEAGARKVSSTEGHLNAFVDRGNFDASVSGGVARDAVKCCSLSNGDIVVLLQVNVGVSFMSDPVLEVLQYEKYQDQNLASTKADNFAYTNTEDPCGELLKWLLPLSRTFPPPTRPVSPPSFSSTSSTSISSSTHKSGSQLFSHLRSYSMSSLPQHPTPPASVTSFSSKPQFDLEDWDRVSPQKSVKSQEAGNGALLSFRGIPLEPQRFSVHCGLEGIYIPGRRWRRKLEIIHPVEVRSFASDCNTEDFLCVQIKNVSPAHTPDLVVYLDAITVVFEEAPKDGPPLSLPIASIEAGSDHCLPNLALRRGEEHSFILKPATSIWRNHKPPGDRSRQLSYSLSASSTASSHGSSRVTEEKKTSSNADQYAVLVSCRCNYSESRLFFKQRTNWRPRVSRDLMISVASEMSEQAPRSKGGASKLPVQVLTLQASNLTSEDLTITVLSPASVTSPPSVVSLNSSPTTPMSPFVGFSEFAGRERNIAVMQRLKSAPAATTDSQKEKAGAGVRSVSLNEQTVSISDVIPTTGLGCTHLWLQSAVPLGCVPSQSIATVKLELLPLTDGIITLDTLQIHVKEKGQTYVPEHSLKINATSSVARGIS, from the exons ATGAATTTTCTATTGCGTACTGCACAAACTCCGTCTCCAGAACAACCTGGCGTTCAGCGGCATTTGGAGTCTCATTCAGTGGCGAAAACCACAACTACATTGGAGGGGCTTATTGCTGAAGATCCGTTTCCTCAGATTGAAGGTGGTGATAAATATAGTGATTTAATTGGAGGGGGAGGAAGGAGTACCTATCCTGGTTCGAGTGTGAATAATCAAGTTCTAACTACTGATAACCACGAAGATGTTACTGAAGATGAAGGATGGATAAGCATTCCTTACA AGGAGCTTCCTGATAGTTGGTGTGATGCGGTAGATATAAATTCATTCCGTCCTCTGGACCGCTCTTTTGTATTTCCCG GTGAACAGATTCATATATTGGCATGCTTATCAGCATCCAAGAAAGGCACCGAAATTATAACTCCATTTCGGGTTGCTGCACTTATGAATAAGAATGGCAATAATAAGCAACAAAATGGTAGTAATAGTATGGATGGCAAACTAGATTCTAACGCCGAGGGAGGGAAAGAAAACGATGTGCATCAAAGTACTATTAATCAaattaaagatgaaaatggtgaaTCTCAGTTAATTACGGAGACTACTGATACACAACCATCTATATCTGCTAGTGAATCAATCCTTAGAATGGAGGACCATAAAAAACAAACTGAAACCGAATTGGCAAGATTTAAGAATTCCCACTTTTTCGTCAGGATTGCAGAGTCAGATGAGCTGCTTTGGTCAAAAAGAAGTGCAACAGAATCAAGGCCTTCTGCGTTGGTTAGAGAAAAACTCTCTAGAAATGAAGCCGGAGCAAGAAAAGTATCAAGCACGGAGGGTCACCTCAATGCCTTTGTCGATAGAGGAAATTTTGATGCAAGTGTATCTGGTGGAGTAGCAAGGGATGCCGTCAAATGCTGCTCTCTCTCAAACGGAGATATAGTG GTGCTTTTACAAGTGAATGTTGGAGTTTCTTTCATGAGTGATCCAGTACTTGAGGTCCTTCAATATGAGAAGTATCAGGATCAAAATCTGGCTTCCACGAAAGCAGACAACTTTGCTTACACAAACACTGAGGACCCATGTGGGGAACTGCTTAAATGGTTGCTTCCTTTGAGTCGTACTTTCCCCCCTCCAACTCGTCCAGTATCCCCCCCTTCATTTAGTTCAACTTCAAGTACAAGTATTAGTAGTTCAACCCACAAATCTGGCTCCCAACTCTTCTCTCATTTGAGAAGTTATTCTATGTCTTCACTTCCTCAACATCCCACTCCACCTGCTTCTGTTACATCCTTCAGTTCTAAACCTCAGTTTGACCTAGAAGATTGGGATCGTGTGTCACCTCAAAAGTCAGTGAAGAGCCAGGAAGCTGGAAACGGTGCGCTTCTATCTTTTCGTGGCATTCCATTGGAACCACAAAGATTTTCTGTTCATTGTGGATTAGAAGGCATATACATTCCAGGCAGGAGGTGGAGAAGGAAACTAGAAATTATTCACCCAGTGGAAGTTCGTTCTTTTGCTTCCGACTGCAATACAGAAGACTTCCTTTGCGTACAGATAAAG AATGTTTCTCCAGCTCATACACCAGATCTTGTCGTGTATCTTGATGCTATTACAGTTGTTTTTGAGGAGGCTCCCAAAGATGGACCCCCTTTATCCTTACCAATAGCATCGATAGAGGCTGGGAGCGACCATTGTTTGCCAAATCTGGCCCTAAG GAGGGGTGAAGAGCACTCCTTCATTCTCAAACCAGCAACTTCTATTTGGAGAAATCATAAGCCTCCAGGTGACAGAAGTCGTCAGCTATCATATTCACTGTCTGCAAGTTCAACAGCAAGTTCACATGGTTCATCTAGAGTGactgaagaaaagaaaacatcTTCAAATGCTGATCAATATGCAGTTTTGGTGTCGTGCCGATGCAACTATTCAG AATCACGGCTATTCTTCAAGCAACGAACCAATTGGCGCCCCCGTGTTTCAAGGGATCTCATGATCTCGGTTGCATCTGAAATGTCTGAACAAGCTCCAAGGTCCAAGGGAGGAGCCTCTAAACTACCTGTTCAG GTGCTAACGCTGCAGGCTTCAAATTTAACATCAGAAGATTTAACCATTACAGTTCTTTCTCCGGCATCAGTTACTTCACCTCCTTCAGTTGTCTCCCTAAACTCTTCTCCAACTACACCAATGAGCCCATTTGTCGGGTTCTCAGAGTTCGCCGGAAGAGAAAGGAATATTGCGGTTATGCAGAGGCTAAAATCTGCGCCTGCAGCAACAACGGATAGTCAGAAAGAAAAAGCTGGTGCTGGAGTAAGATCTGTTTCTTTGAATGAACAAACTGTTTCCATCTCAGATGTCATTCCAACCACTGGTTTAGGTTGCACACATCTGTGGTTGCAGAGTGCGGTTCCTCTCGG ATGTGTTCCTTCCCAATCAATTGCCACTGTCAAACTTGAGTTGCTTCCATTGACTGATGGGATAATAACACTCGATACATTGCAGATTCATGTAAAAGAGAAAG GTCAAACCTATGTCCCAGAGCACTCACTAAAGATCAATGCAACTT